In Methylococcus geothermalis, one genomic interval encodes:
- a CDS encoding response regulator gives MQAPTTRILIVDDDVEIRNLLGGYLSRFGMEAVGAHDGAEMKKALAETSFDLVVLDLMLPGEDGLSLCRSLRTESDIPVIMLTARGDPMDRVVGLELGADDYVAKPFEPRELVARIQTILRRARHERETESPEASDIAVEFEGWRLHRVLRQLTSPDGMVVPLSNAEFRLLSVFIERPNRILTRDQLLDYARGRAMEVFDRSIDLLVSRLRQKLQDDPRNPKLIKTIRGEGYFFSAQVSKCGA, from the coding sequence ATGCAGGCACCGACCACACGTATTCTGATCGTGGACGACGACGTCGAGATAAGAAATCTGCTCGGCGGATACCTTTCCCGCTTCGGCATGGAAGCCGTCGGTGCCCACGATGGCGCGGAGATGAAAAAGGCGCTGGCGGAAACCTCGTTCGACCTGGTGGTGCTGGACCTGATGCTGCCGGGCGAGGACGGCCTGAGCCTGTGCCGGTCGCTCCGCACGGAGAGCGACATCCCCGTCATCATGCTCACGGCCCGCGGCGATCCCATGGACCGGGTGGTCGGCCTGGAACTGGGCGCCGACGATTACGTGGCCAAGCCGTTCGAGCCGCGGGAGCTGGTGGCGCGCATCCAGACCATCCTCCGACGCGCCCGCCACGAGCGCGAAACCGAAAGCCCCGAAGCGTCCGACATCGCCGTCGAATTCGAGGGATGGCGGCTGCACCGGGTGCTGCGGCAACTGACCTCACCGGACGGCATGGTCGTCCCCCTTTCCAACGCCGAATTCCGGCTGTTGAGCGTGTTCATCGAACGCCCCAACCGCATCCTGACCCGCGACCAGTTGCTCGATTATGCCCGCGGCCGGGCCATGGAAGTCTTCGACCGCAGCATCGACCTGCTGGTATCCCGGCTGCGCCAGAAACTGCAGGACGACCCCAGGAATCCCAAGCTCATCAAGACCATCCGCGGCGAAGGTTATTTCTTCAGCGCCCAGGTGAGCAAATGCGGCGCCTGA
- the pepN gene encoding aminopeptidase N: MLEATPKTVYLKDYQPPEFLVDAIDLFFELDAEATRVTSRLKLRHNPAVAEWNPTLVLDGEQLAFESAKLNGRVLAESEYGVSESGLVIHAVPERPFELEITNRINPEANTALEGLYLSDGMFCTQCEPHGFRRITYYIDRPDVMSLFTTTIVADQSRYPVLLSNGNRIASGELKNGRHWVRWEDPFKKPCYLFALVAGRLACLEDRFVTASGREIALQIYVEPHDRDKCDHAMQSLKHAMRWDEERFGREYDLDLYMIVAVSHFNMGAMENKGLNIFNTKFVLARPDTATDADYEHIEGVIGHEYFHNWTGNRITCRDWFQLSLKEGLTVFRDQEFSASRSSRAVKRIEDVNLLRTRQFAEDAGPLAHPVRPDSYIEINNFYTLTVYEKGGEVVRMMQTMVGPEGFRKGMDLYFERHDGQAVTCDDFVRCMEDANGIDLSQFRLWYAQAGTPELRLDPEYDAGARTLRLFVRQSCPPTPGQPVKQPLHVPLALGLLAPDGSELPLRLAGEAEAKPGTRVLHVREAEQVFEFVDVPERPVVSALRGFSAPVRLKMERSAEELAFLFAHDTDAFSRWDAGQTLATQVMLGLIERIRAGENPETVDSNLVDAFRRLLAQPAADPSYQALLLSLPSEDYVAALMSVADPEAIHRARQIIRRVLATVLAGDFLRLYREHQAGETGGLDPAARNRRRIKNTCLGFIAELETSESYELCVRQFREARTMTDQIAALAAIVNSANPEKTVCLESFYAQWREEALVIDKWFSLQASCPLPGTLESVKALTAHPDFDLRTPNRVRSLIGAFSQANPVNFHAADGSGYEFLGNQIVALNAINPQVAARMLGSLTQWRRYDKGRQDAMCRQLQRIAGLEGVSKDVYEVAVKSLA, from the coding sequence ATGCTTGAAGCCACCCCCAAGACCGTCTATCTCAAGGACTATCAGCCGCCCGAGTTTCTGGTCGATGCCATCGACCTGTTTTTCGAATTGGACGCCGAAGCCACCCGCGTCACGTCACGGCTGAAGCTGCGCCACAATCCCGCGGTGGCGGAATGGAACCCCACGCTCGTGCTCGACGGCGAGCAACTGGCGTTCGAGTCCGCCAAGCTCAACGGACGGGTGCTGGCCGAGAGCGAGTACGGCGTCAGCGAATCGGGGCTGGTGATCCATGCGGTGCCGGAGCGTCCGTTCGAACTCGAGATCACCAACCGGATCAACCCGGAAGCCAACACTGCACTGGAAGGACTGTACCTGTCCGATGGGATGTTCTGTACCCAGTGCGAACCGCACGGCTTCCGCCGCATCACCTATTACATCGACCGGCCCGACGTCATGTCGCTGTTCACCACGACCATCGTGGCGGACCAGAGCCGCTATCCGGTGCTGCTGTCGAACGGCAATCGGATCGCCAGCGGCGAACTCAAGAACGGCCGGCATTGGGTCCGCTGGGAGGACCCGTTCAAGAAGCCCTGCTACCTCTTCGCCCTGGTGGCCGGGCGGCTCGCCTGCCTGGAAGACCGTTTCGTCACCGCCTCGGGCCGCGAGATCGCGCTGCAGATCTACGTGGAGCCGCACGATCGGGACAAGTGCGATCACGCCATGCAGTCGCTCAAGCACGCGATGCGCTGGGACGAGGAGCGCTTCGGCCGCGAGTACGACCTCGACCTGTACATGATCGTGGCGGTCAGCCACTTCAACATGGGGGCGATGGAGAACAAGGGGCTCAACATCTTCAACACCAAGTTCGTGCTGGCGCGGCCGGATACCGCGACCGACGCCGATTACGAGCACATCGAGGGCGTCATCGGCCACGAATATTTCCACAACTGGACCGGCAACCGCATCACCTGCCGCGACTGGTTCCAGCTCAGCCTCAAGGAAGGACTGACCGTGTTCCGCGACCAGGAGTTCTCGGCCTCCCGCAGCTCGCGGGCGGTCAAGCGCATCGAGGACGTGAACCTGCTGCGGACCCGCCAGTTCGCCGAGGACGCAGGTCCGCTGGCGCATCCGGTGCGGCCGGATTCCTACATCGAGATCAACAATTTCTATACCCTCACCGTCTACGAGAAGGGCGGGGAAGTGGTGCGGATGATGCAGACCATGGTCGGCCCCGAGGGCTTTCGCAAGGGCATGGACCTCTATTTCGAGCGCCACGACGGTCAAGCCGTGACCTGCGACGATTTCGTGCGCTGCATGGAGGACGCCAACGGCATCGACTTGAGCCAGTTCCGCTTGTGGTATGCCCAGGCCGGCACGCCCGAGCTGCGGCTCGACCCCGAATACGACGCCGGGGCCCGGACTCTGCGCCTCTTCGTGCGCCAGTCCTGCCCGCCGACGCCGGGCCAGCCGGTCAAGCAGCCCCTGCATGTCCCGCTGGCCCTCGGCCTTCTGGCGCCGGACGGGAGCGAATTGCCGCTGCGGCTGGCGGGCGAAGCCGAGGCCAAGCCGGGAACCCGCGTGCTGCACGTCCGGGAGGCCGAACAGGTGTTCGAATTCGTGGATGTCCCCGAGCGGCCCGTGGTTTCCGCCCTGCGCGGCTTTTCCGCGCCGGTCAGATTGAAAATGGAACGCAGCGCCGAGGAACTGGCGTTCCTGTTTGCCCACGACACCGATGCCTTCAGCCGCTGGGACGCCGGCCAGACCTTGGCGACCCAGGTGATGCTCGGCCTCATCGAGCGTATCCGGGCGGGCGAAAATCCGGAAACCGTCGACTCGAATCTGGTCGACGCCTTCCGCAGGCTGCTGGCGCAACCGGCGGCGGACCCGTCCTATCAGGCGCTGCTGCTGAGCCTGCCTTCGGAAGACTACGTCGCCGCGCTGATGAGCGTGGCCGATCCGGAAGCCATCCACCGGGCGCGCCAGATCATCCGGCGTGTGCTGGCCACCGTCCTGGCCGGCGATTTCCTGAGGCTCTACCGTGAGCACCAGGCGGGTGAAACGGGCGGCCTCGACCCGGCCGCGAGAAACCGGCGCAGGATCAAGAATACCTGTCTGGGATTCATCGCGGAGTTGGAGACGTCCGAGTCTTACGAACTCTGTGTCCGCCAGTTCCGCGAAGCCCGCACCATGACCGACCAGATCGCGGCCCTGGCGGCGATCGTCAACAGCGCCAATCCGGAGAAAACCGTCTGTCTCGAGTCGTTCTACGCCCAATGGCGGGAGGAGGCTCTGGTCATCGACAAGTGGTTCAGTCTGCAAGCGAGCTGCCCTCTACCGGGCACCCTGGAGAGCGTCAAGGCCCTGACGGCGCATCCCGATTTCGACCTGCGCACCCCCAACCGCGTGCGTTCGCTGATCGGCGCGTTTTCGCAGGCCAACCCGGTCAATTTCCATGCGGCCGACGGCAGCGGCTACGAATTCTTGGGGAACCAGATCGTCGCCCTCAACGCCATCAATCCCCAGGTCGCCGCCCGCATGCTCGGCTCGCTGACCCAGTGGCGCCGCTACGACAAGGGGCGGCAGGATGCCATGTGCCGGCAGTTGCAGCGCATCGCCGGTTTGGAAGGCGTGTCGAAGGATGTGTACGAGGTGGCGGTGAAGAGTCTGGCGTAG
- a CDS encoding zinc-dependent alcohol dehydrogenase family protein: MKAWLIDQTGPLVPSRTPLRLADLAEPAPGPGDILLRVAVCGVCHTEIDEIEGRTAPPRLPVVPGHQAVGRIAALGAGVTGFAVGDRVGAAWIYSACGECDYCRSGRENLCAGFRATGRDVDGGYAEYMTVPAAFGFRIPEVFTDAEAAPLLCAGAIGYRSLNLSGVGNGQRLGLTGFGASAHLVLMMARHRFPDSEVYVFARHPEERAFALQLGAVWAGDTADICPAPLAAIIDTTPVWKPVVAALANLAPGGRLVINAIRKEPGDRDCLAGLDYARHLWMEREIKSVANVARSDVAGFLALAAEMGIRPETEEYAFEDANRALLDLKQRRIRGAKVLRLA; this comes from the coding sequence ATGAAAGCCTGGTTGATCGACCAAACGGGGCCGCTGGTTCCGTCGCGAACCCCGCTGCGGCTCGCCGACCTTGCCGAGCCGGCGCCCGGCCCGGGCGACATCCTGCTGCGGGTGGCGGTTTGTGGCGTGTGCCACACCGAAATCGACGAGATCGAAGGCCGCACCGCGCCGCCGCGCCTGCCGGTCGTGCCTGGGCATCAGGCCGTCGGCCGTATCGCGGCTCTCGGGGCGGGTGTGACCGGATTCGCCGTGGGCGACCGCGTCGGCGCGGCCTGGATCTATTCCGCCTGCGGAGAATGCGACTACTGCCGGTCGGGACGGGAGAACCTCTGTGCCGGATTCCGCGCCACCGGCCGTGATGTCGACGGCGGCTATGCCGAGTACATGACCGTCCCCGCGGCCTTTGGCTTCCGCATTCCAGAGGTATTCACCGATGCCGAAGCCGCGCCGCTCCTGTGCGCCGGCGCCATCGGCTACCGTTCGCTCAATCTCAGCGGGGTCGGAAACGGCCAGCGGCTGGGGCTGACCGGGTTCGGGGCGTCCGCCCATCTGGTGCTGATGATGGCGCGGCACCGGTTCCCCGACTCGGAAGTCTACGTCTTCGCCCGCCATCCCGAGGAGCGTGCCTTCGCGCTGCAACTGGGCGCGGTCTGGGCCGGCGATACTGCGGATATTTGTCCCGCACCGCTGGCGGCCATCATCGACACTACGCCGGTCTGGAAGCCGGTGGTCGCGGCGCTCGCCAACCTCGCTCCCGGCGGCCGGCTGGTCATCAACGCGATCCGCAAGGAGCCCGGAGACCGTGACTGCCTGGCCGGTCTCGACTATGCCCGGCATTTGTGGATGGAGCGGGAAATCAAGTCGGTCGCCAACGTGGCGCGCAGCGACGTGGCCGGCTTTCTGGCGCTGGCGGCGGAAATGGGCATCCGTCCCGAGACGGAGGAATACGCGTTCGAGGATGCCAATCGCGCATTGCTCGACCTCAAGCAGCGCCGGATTCGCGGGGCGAAGGTTTTGCGGTTGGCTTGA
- a CDS encoding DUF29 family protein, which produces MSANLYDTDHVAWLHQQAELLKSGRLTAVDTAHLIEELEAEVGHDERELNKRLLVLLIHLLKLRLRQ; this is translated from the coding sequence ATGAGCGCAAATCTTTACGACACCGACCACGTCGCCTGGCTGCATCAGCAGGCCGAGTTGCTGAAATCAGGGCGTTTGACCGCAGTGGACACCGCACACCTGATCGAGGAATTGGAGGCGGAAGTGGGACATGATGAGAGAGAGCTGAACAAACGCCTGCTCGTCCTCTTGATACACCTGCTGAAATTGAGACTCCGGCAATGA
- a CDS encoding response regulator, with product MKSKITVMLVDDHAVVRAGYRLLLSGTQNIEVVGEAERGEEACQLYADARPDVIVMDLSLPGIGGLASIRRIRSRDASARILVFSIHDELIYVVRALEAGARGYITKSCAPEILVEAVARIASGESFLEPEIAQRLAMQTLGGAEAATALNTLSAREFDVFLLLAKGHTTREVAEELRLGYKTVANYSTLIKSKLGVNTTAEMARLAYQNGIFKT from the coding sequence ATGAAATCCAAGATTACCGTGATGCTGGTGGATGACCACGCGGTGGTCCGCGCCGGCTACCGCCTGCTGCTCTCCGGCACCCAGAACATCGAGGTCGTCGGCGAGGCCGAGCGGGGCGAGGAGGCCTGCCAGCTCTATGCCGACGCCCGCCCGGACGTGATCGTCATGGACCTTTCGCTGCCCGGCATCGGCGGGCTGGCCTCGATCCGCCGTATCCGCAGCCGCGACGCCTCCGCCCGGATACTGGTGTTCAGCATCCACGACGAGCTGATTTACGTGGTGCGCGCGCTGGAAGCCGGCGCCAGGGGTTACATCACCAAGAGCTGCGCGCCGGAAATCCTGGTCGAGGCCGTGGCCCGGATCGCCTCCGGCGAATCGTTCCTGGAACCGGAGATCGCCCAGCGCCTGGCCATGCAGACCCTGGGAGGCGCCGAAGCGGCTACCGCTTTGAATACGCTGTCGGCCCGCGAGTTCGACGTCTTCCTGCTGCTGGCCAAGGGCCACACCACCCGCGAGGTCGCGGAAGAACTGCGGCTCGGCTATAAAACCGTCGCCAATTACAGTACCCTCATCAAGAGCAAGCTGGGCGTGAACACCACCGCCGAAATGGCGCGCCTCGCCTACCAGAACGGGATATTCAAGACCTGA
- a CDS encoding sensor histidine kinase, whose translation MSLRFRLNLMIGLVMLAIIGMGTLFVVHNARRSVAEEVRSSVNLALQLIDAGLEQAVAAGRSPVDWIAQLARLDRTRHLSLSIHQGERTIIDLPSSAAPAAGEEAPGWFAWAVAPEPLVAEKHLHQIGNPMIQIIIDANPADEIAEAWTEARGFLLLMLALAVTVYVVVHTTLGRAFNSVGVILEGLENLENGDYSRRLPEFYLPEFARISRAFNHTVCALEKTREENRALTQRSLAIQEEERRYLAQELHDELGQSLSAIKAIAASLRKPERDDKSTADAVGTIQSICDHLFAVLRTLMQRLRPLMLDELGLKASLEDMIENWRSRYSDIALDFRCDDGIDECVGDSRIHIFRIVQESLTNVVRHSGARHLKIHLSLIETADDRPEALLLKVSDDGAGFDPSRAPAGLGLLGIRERVESLGGRFGLNTRPGAGVTLRINIPCGDKLP comes from the coding sequence TTGAGCCTGCGGTTTCGCCTGAATCTCATGATCGGCCTGGTCATGCTGGCCATCATCGGCATGGGCACCTTATTCGTGGTCCACAATGCACGCCGTTCGGTGGCGGAGGAAGTCCGCTCCTCGGTCAACCTGGCTTTGCAGCTGATCGACGCCGGCCTGGAGCAGGCGGTCGCGGCCGGCCGATCGCCGGTGGATTGGATCGCCCAGCTCGCCCGGCTCGACCGGACCCGCCATTTGAGCCTCAGCATCCATCAAGGCGAGAGAACCATCATCGACCTCCCTTCCTCGGCGGCACCGGCGGCGGGTGAGGAAGCGCCCGGCTGGTTCGCCTGGGCGGTGGCGCCGGAACCCCTGGTGGCGGAAAAGCATTTGCACCAGATCGGCAATCCGATGATCCAGATCATCATCGACGCCAACCCGGCCGACGAGATCGCCGAAGCCTGGACCGAGGCGCGGGGATTTCTGCTGTTGATGCTGGCGCTCGCCGTGACGGTGTATGTGGTCGTCCACACCACCCTGGGACGGGCGTTCAACTCGGTGGGCGTGATCCTCGAAGGGCTGGAGAATCTGGAAAACGGCGATTACAGCCGGCGTCTGCCGGAGTTCTACCTGCCCGAGTTCGCCCGCATCTCGCGCGCCTTCAACCATACCGTCTGCGCGCTGGAAAAAACCCGCGAGGAAAACCGCGCGTTGACCCAGCGCTCCCTGGCGATCCAGGAAGAGGAGCGGCGCTACCTCGCGCAGGAGTTGCACGACGAGCTCGGCCAGTCGCTGAGCGCGATCAAGGCGATCGCCGCATCACTGCGCAAGCCGGAGCGGGACGACAAATCGACCGCCGATGCCGTCGGCACCATCCAATCGATCTGCGACCATCTGTTCGCCGTGCTGCGCACCCTGATGCAGCGGCTGCGCCCCTTGATGCTGGACGAGCTGGGACTGAAAGCCTCGCTCGAAGACATGATCGAGAACTGGCGTAGCCGCTATTCGGACATCGCCCTGGATTTCCGCTGCGACGACGGCATCGACGAGTGCGTCGGCGACTCCCGGATACATATCTTCCGGATCGTACAGGAAAGCCTGACCAACGTGGTGAGGCATTCCGGCGCGCGCCACCTGAAGATTCATTTGAGCCTGATCGAAACCGCCGACGACCGCCCCGAAGCCCTCCTGCTCAAGGTCAGCGACGACGGCGCCGGCTTCGATCCTTCTCGAGCCCCGGCCGGCTTGGGTCTACTCGGCATCCGCGAACGGGTGGAGAGCCTGGGAGGACGGTTCGGTCTGAATACCCGCCCCGGCGCAGGCGTGACCCTGCGCATCAACATTCCCTGCGGAGATAAGCTTCCATGA
- a CDS encoding methanol/ethanol family PQQ-dependent dehydrogenase has protein sequence MQIRKLASGFGGSVLAMGAMLAAQSSHANPELDRLSKDDRNWVMQTKDYSATHFSRLTEINSHNVKNLKVAWTMSTGTLHGHEGAPLVVDGIMYIHTPFPNNVYAVDLNDTRKILWQYKPKQNPAARAVACCDVVNRGLAYAPAGDHGPAKIFLAQLDGNVVALNAKTGEEIWKMENSDIAMGSTLTGAPFVVKDKVLIGSAGAELGVRGYVTAYNIKDGKQEWRAYATGPDEDLLLDPKFNEHNPHYGQFGLGLQTWEGDAWKIGGGTNWGWYAYDPKLDMIYYGSGNPAPWNETMRPGDNKWTMTIWGRDVDTGRAKFGYQKTPHDEWDYAGVNYMGLSEQEVDGKMTPLLTHPDRNGLVYTLNRETGALVNAFKIDDTVNWVKKVDLKTGLPIRDPEYSTRMDHNAKGICPSAMGYHNQGIESYDPDKKLFFMGVNHICMDWEPFMLPYRAGQFFVGATLNMYPGPKGMLGQVKAMNSVTGKIEWEVPEKFAVWGGTLATAGDLVFYGTLDGFIKARDTRTGELKWQFQLPSGVIGHPITYQHNGKQYVAIYSGVGGWPGVGLVFDLKDPTAGLGAVGAFKELAHYTQMGGSVFVFSL, from the coding sequence ATGCAAATTCGCAAACTGGCAAGCGGCTTCGGCGGGTCGGTGCTGGCGATGGGCGCCATGCTGGCCGCGCAATCTTCGCACGCTAACCCGGAGCTGGACCGGTTGTCCAAGGATGACCGGAACTGGGTCATGCAGACCAAGGACTACAGCGCCACCCATTTCAGCCGGCTGACGGAAATCAACAGCCACAACGTCAAGAATCTGAAAGTGGCCTGGACGATGTCCACCGGCACTCTGCACGGCCACGAAGGCGCGCCGCTGGTGGTGGACGGCATCATGTATATCCATACCCCGTTCCCGAACAACGTCTACGCGGTCGATCTGAACGACACCCGCAAGATCCTGTGGCAGTACAAGCCCAAGCAGAATCCGGCGGCCCGCGCCGTGGCCTGCTGCGATGTGGTCAACCGGGGTCTGGCCTACGCGCCGGCCGGCGATCACGGCCCGGCGAAAATCTTCCTGGCTCAGCTGGACGGCAACGTCGTCGCGCTCAACGCCAAGACCGGCGAAGAAATCTGGAAGATGGAAAACTCCGACATCGCCATGGGCTCGACGCTGACCGGCGCGCCCTTCGTGGTGAAGGACAAGGTGCTGATCGGCTCCGCCGGCGCCGAGCTGGGCGTGCGCGGCTATGTCACGGCCTACAACATCAAGGATGGCAAGCAGGAATGGCGGGCCTACGCCACCGGTCCCGACGAAGACCTGCTGCTCGACCCCAAATTCAACGAGCACAACCCCCATTACGGCCAGTTCGGTCTAGGTCTGCAGACCTGGGAGGGCGACGCCTGGAAGATCGGCGGCGGCACCAATTGGGGCTGGTACGCCTACGATCCCAAGCTGGACATGATCTATTACGGCTCCGGCAATCCGGCGCCCTGGAACGAGACCATGCGTCCCGGCGACAACAAATGGACCATGACCATCTGGGGCCGCGACGTCGACACCGGCCGCGCCAAGTTCGGTTACCAGAAGACGCCGCATGACGAATGGGACTATGCGGGCGTGAACTACATGGGGCTGTCCGAACAGGAAGTGGACGGCAAGATGACGCCGTTGCTGACCCATCCGGACCGCAACGGCTTGGTCTACACCCTGAACCGGGAAACCGGCGCGTTGGTCAACGCCTTCAAGATCGACGACACCGTCAACTGGGTGAAGAAGGTCGACCTGAAGACGGGCCTGCCGATCCGCGATCCGGAATACAGCACCCGCATGGACCACAATGCCAAGGGCATCTGTCCTTCGGCCATGGGCTATCACAACCAGGGCATCGAGTCCTACGACCCGGACAAGAAGCTGTTCTTCATGGGCGTGAACCACATCTGCATGGACTGGGAACCGTTCATGCTGCCTTACCGCGCCGGCCAGTTCTTCGTGGGCGCGACCTTGAACATGTACCCGGGACCCAAGGGCATGCTGGGCCAGGTCAAGGCCATGAACTCGGTCACCGGCAAGATCGAATGGGAAGTGCCCGAGAAGTTCGCGGTCTGGGGCGGCACCCTGGCGACCGCCGGGGACCTGGTGTTCTACGGCACCCTGGACGGCTTCATCAAGGCCCGCGACACCCGCACCGGCGAGCTGAAGTGGCAGTTCCAGTTGCCGTCCGGCGTGATCGGCCATCCCATCACTTACCAGCACAACGGCAAGCAGTACGTCGCCATCTACTCCGGCGTCGGCGGCTGGCCGGGCGTGGGCCTGGTGTTCGACCTGAAGGATCCGACCGCGGGCCTGGGGGCGGTGGGCGCGTTCAAGGAACTGGCGCATTACACCCAGATGGGCGGCTCGGTGTTCGTGTTCTCGCTCTGA
- the moxJ gene encoding methanol oxidation system protein MoxJ, whose amino-acid sequence MRMNRIAAAGLIASLAVSGGVQAAKYAEPLKVCSAENEMPYSDKAGQGFENKLADLIGKELGRRVENVWWTDARYFVRDFLDKGLCDMVIGVDAGDPRMLTSAPYYRSGYVFVYRKDKGLNIQDWNSEALKTVKQIAFMPDTPAETMIRKIGRYNDMFNYMHSLVGFKSRRNQYVRYDPAKLVTEVANGNAEVAVLWGPAAARYVREAGLAMTVIPDDNLRSDGEKVPHHYSTSIGVRKGEEALLKQIDQILAKHGKEVNAVLEAEGIPLLPLDEKPAKTASNDQRKG is encoded by the coding sequence ATGCGAATGAACCGTATTGCCGCCGCTGGCTTGATCGCTTCCCTCGCGGTTTCGGGCGGCGTGCAGGCAGCGAAGTATGCGGAACCGCTCAAGGTCTGCTCCGCGGAAAACGAGATGCCGTATTCGGACAAGGCCGGCCAGGGCTTCGAGAACAAGCTGGCCGACCTCATCGGGAAGGAACTGGGGCGTCGGGTCGAGAACGTGTGGTGGACGGACGCCCGCTATTTCGTCCGGGATTTTCTGGACAAGGGGCTGTGCGACATGGTCATCGGCGTCGATGCCGGCGATCCGCGGATGCTGACCAGCGCGCCTTACTACCGTTCGGGCTATGTCTTCGTCTACCGCAAGGACAAGGGCCTGAACATCCAGGACTGGAACAGCGAGGCGCTGAAGACCGTGAAGCAGATCGCGTTCATGCCGGACACCCCGGCGGAAACGATGATCCGCAAGATCGGGCGCTACAACGACATGTTCAACTACATGCACTCCCTGGTTGGCTTCAAGTCGCGGCGCAATCAGTACGTCCGTTACGACCCGGCCAAGCTGGTGACGGAAGTCGCCAACGGCAACGCCGAGGTCGCGGTGCTGTGGGGGCCGGCGGCGGCCCGCTATGTCAGGGAGGCGGGTCTGGCCATGACGGTCATCCCCGACGACAACCTGCGTTCCGACGGCGAAAAAGTACCGCATCACTACTCGACCTCGATCGGCGTGCGCAAGGGCGAGGAGGCTCTGCTCAAGCAGATCGACCAGATCCTGGCCAAACACGGCAAGGAAGTGAACGCGGTGCTCGAGGCGGAAGGCATTCCGCTGCTGCCCCTGGATGAAAAGCCGGCCAAGACGGCTTCCAACGATCAAAGGAAAGGTTGA
- the moxG gene encoding cytochrome c(L), periplasmic, translating into MNLRRVKLGTAGLCAAGLLALPAQADITLRHAITGETLDLSYAKAGGDTEAVKQFLQTGKNPYNGNKDAVEQGHSLYLSACSGCHGHEAEGKLGPGLADDYWTYPRAATDAGLFEILFGGAQGMMGPQYVNLNNDDMLKIMAWTRSIYKGDPAKAEWLK; encoded by the coding sequence ATGAATCTTAGAAGAGTGAAACTCGGCACGGCCGGTCTGTGCGCCGCCGGCTTGCTGGCACTGCCCGCGCAGGCGGACATCACCCTGCGCCACGCCATCACCGGTGAGACGCTGGATCTGTCCTATGCCAAGGCGGGCGGCGATACCGAGGCCGTCAAGCAGTTCCTGCAGACCGGCAAGAACCCTTACAACGGCAACAAGGATGCGGTCGAGCAGGGCCATAGCCTCTACCTCTCGGCTTGCTCCGGCTGCCACGGCCACGAGGCCGAAGGCAAGCTCGGGCCGGGTCTCGCGGACGACTATTGGACCTATCCCCGTGCGGCCACCGATGCGGGTTTGTTCGAAATCCTGTTCGGCGGCGCCCAGGGCATGATGGGGCCGCAGTACGTCAATCTGAACAACGACGACATGCTCAAGATCATGGCCTGGACCCGTAGTATCTACAAAGGCGACCCGGCCAAGGCCGAATGGCTGAAATGA
- a CDS encoding methanol dehydrogenase [cytochrome c] subunit: MMQKTSLAVAAAAALFAMGAQAYDGTNCKAPGVCWEPKPGYPDKVAGSKYDPKHDPNELNKQSESIKAMEARNRKRVENYAKTGKFVYKVEDIK, translated from the coding sequence ATGATGCAGAAAACGAGTCTCGCGGTGGCTGCTGCAGCGGCCCTGTTCGCCATGGGCGCCCAAGCCTACGACGGCACGAATTGCAAGGCGCCCGGCGTGTGCTGGGAACCCAAGCCCGGTTATCCGGACAAGGTCGCCGGCAGCAAGTACGATCCCAAGCACGATCCGAACGAGCTCAACAAGCAGTCGGAGTCGATCAAGGCGATGGAGGCGCGCAACCGGAAGCGCGTGGAGAACTACGCCAAGACCGGCAAGTTCGTCTACAAGGTCGAGGACATCAAGTGA